One genomic segment of Gemmatimonadota bacterium includes these proteins:
- the groES gene encoding co-chaperone GroES gives MAKVKPLGDRVLVKPVEEDEQIKGGIIIPDTAKEKPQRGEIVAVGDGKPDDSGNRIALSVAAGDTVLYGKYSGTEVRLDDEDYLIMPEGDILAIID, from the coding sequence ATGGCGAAGGTGAAACCCCTCGGGGATCGCGTGCTGGTCAAACCTGTTGAAGAAGACGAGCAGATCAAGGGCGGCATCATCATCCCCGACACAGCCAAAGAAAAACCCCAGCGGGGCGAAATTGTGGCTGTTGGCGATGGCAAGCCCGACGACTCGGGTAACCGGATTGCACTGTCAGTCGCAGCTGGCGACACAGTACTTTATGGCAAGTATTCGGGCACAGAAGTCCGTCTGGACGACGAAGACTATTTGATCATGCCCGAAGGCGATATTTTAGCGATCATTGATTAA